In Alosa sapidissima isolate fAloSap1 chromosome 11, fAloSap1.pri, whole genome shotgun sequence, a single window of DNA contains:
- the LOC121724687 gene encoding protein FAM180A-like: protein MAPRWFVILTLLQCALCFCFSHRQYRALFPAVHRARRGTAAMVNPVFQKSIKDVDLFYEILDAGLDFPDEHVSFHIHDEELASLRHTHILEVICEDFLPKKLTDIRRLTSALSQHAGSATLRREDFERTLLTMVYSAQHVAQASSHHQRELWAESFVELFRAIKRDLAAK from the exons ATGGCACCCAGATGGTTCGTCATCCTCACTCTTCTCCAGTGTGCTTTATGTTTCTGTTTCAGTCACCGGCAGTACAGAG CTCTCTTTCCTGCTGTGCACAGAGCGAGGAGAGGGACCGCAGCAATGGTGAATCCTGTCTTTCAGAAGTCCATCAAAGATGTTGATCTATTCTATGAG ATCTTAGACGCAGGGCTTGATTTTCCTGACGAGCATGTCTCTTTCCATATCCATGACGAGGAGCTGGCGTccctgcgacacacacacatcctagaGGTCATCTGTGAGGACTTCCTGCCAAAGAAGCTGACAGACATACGCCGCTTGACCTCTGCCCTCTCGCAGCATGCAGGCAGCGCCACTCTGAGGCGGGAGGACTTTGAGCGCACTCTCCTGACGATGGTGTACTCTGCCCAACATGTGGCACAAGCCTCCAGCCACCACCAGAGGGAGCTCTGGGCCGAGTCCTTTGTAGAGCTCTTCAGGGCTATTAAAAGAGACCTTGCCGCTAAATGA